In Streptomyces sp. NBC_00433, a single genomic region encodes these proteins:
- a CDS encoding DUF1349 domain-containing protein, with protein MTSTATVAPYRSAQHAGRDGFLRTLHGEWTKFRTVRGWVIGMVVAGLVTVAVGLLGAAGSSIACSGPDGGSCDHTPLLGPGGEEVRDSMTLVHRPLTGDGGITVRITSLTGLYAPGGRMQVGAAPGTGMTAGVQPWAKAGVIVKNGTEQGSAYAAVALTGSHGVRMQYDYTHDLAGTPGAASPSTPRWLRLTRTGDTLTGYDSTDGTHWTTIGTARLAGLPATVQVGLFTTSPEYVVTTSGSSGDGGPSKATAAFDSVALRGRTGGTWTRDLVGGPDRGPAADTSDLGYEQSGGTYTLTGSGDVAPQVPGRGSPGKTVESTLVGAFAGLIVVAVVATMFVTAEYRRGLIRTTLTANPRRGRVLAAKAAVVGAVSFATGLAAAATALPLVESVEKGKHFPMYPTPFATDVRVVVGTAALFAVTAVLALALGTALRRSAGAVTAVVVAIVLPYILAVAAVLPAGPSRWLTRLTPAAAFAVQQSVHQYAQVSADYTPADGYFPLAPWAGFAVLCGYAAAAVAAAAVLLRRRDA; from the coding sequence GTGACCAGCACGGCGACCGTGGCCCCCTACCGCTCCGCGCAGCACGCGGGCCGCGACGGCTTCCTGCGCACCCTGCACGGCGAGTGGACCAAATTCCGTACCGTACGCGGCTGGGTGATCGGCATGGTGGTGGCCGGACTGGTCACCGTCGCCGTCGGACTGCTGGGCGCGGCGGGCAGCAGCATCGCGTGCAGCGGCCCCGACGGCGGCAGTTGCGACCACACCCCGCTCCTCGGCCCCGGCGGCGAGGAGGTCCGCGACTCCATGACGCTGGTGCACCGGCCGCTGACCGGCGACGGCGGCATCACCGTACGGATCACCTCGCTGACCGGCCTGTACGCGCCCGGCGGCCGGATGCAGGTGGGCGCGGCCCCCGGCACGGGCATGACGGCCGGCGTGCAGCCCTGGGCGAAGGCCGGCGTCATCGTCAAGAACGGCACCGAGCAGGGCTCCGCCTACGCGGCGGTCGCGCTCACCGGCAGCCACGGGGTGCGGATGCAGTACGACTACACGCACGACCTGGCCGGTACGCCCGGCGCGGCCTCCCCCTCCACCCCGCGCTGGCTGCGGCTGACCCGCACGGGCGACACCCTCACCGGCTACGACTCGACCGACGGCACCCACTGGACCACCATCGGCACCGCCCGCCTGGCGGGCCTGCCCGCGACCGTGCAGGTGGGGCTGTTCACCACCTCGCCCGAATACGTCGTCACCACCAGCGGTTCGAGCGGCGACGGCGGGCCCAGCAAGGCCACCGCCGCCTTCGACTCGGTCGCCCTGCGGGGCCGCACCGGCGGCACCTGGACCCGCGACCTCGTCGGCGGCCCCGACCGCGGACCCGCCGCCGACACCTCCGACCTCGGGTACGAGCAGAGCGGCGGCACCTACACGCTCACCGGCAGCGGCGACGTCGCCCCGCAGGTGCCGGGGCGCGGATCGCCGGGCAAGACCGTCGAGAGCACCCTCGTCGGCGCCTTCGCCGGGCTCATCGTGGTGGCGGTGGTGGCCACGATGTTCGTCACCGCGGAATACCGCCGCGGCCTGATCCGCACCACGCTCACCGCCAACCCCCGGCGCGGCCGGGTGCTCGCCGCCAAGGCCGCCGTGGTCGGCGCGGTCTCCTTCGCCACCGGGCTGGCCGCCGCCGCGACCGCCCTGCCGCTGGTCGAGTCGGTCGAGAAGGGCAAGCACTTCCCGATGTACCCGACGCCCTTCGCCACCGACGTACGGGTCGTGGTCGGCACGGCGGCGCTCTTCGCGGTCACCGCGGTCCTCGCGCTGGCGCTCGGCACGGCGCTGCGGCGCAGCGCGGGCGCGGTCACCGCCGTCGTCGTCGCGATCGTGCTGCCCTACATCCTCGCGGTGGCCGCGGTGCTCCCCGCCGGGCCGTCCCGCTGGCTGACCCGGCTCACACCTGCCGCCGCCTTCGCCGTCCAGCAGAGCGTGCACCAGTACGCGCAGGTCAGCGCCGACTACACGCCCGCCGACGGGTACTTCCCGCTGGCACCGTGGGCCGGCTTCGCGGTGCTCTGCGGTTACGCGGCCGCCGCGGTCGCCGCCGCGGCCGTGCTGCTCCGCAGGAGGGACGCGTGA
- a CDS encoding ATP-binding cassette domain-containing protein, giving the protein MEATIEVSGLRKRFGPTAALDGMTFTVTPGRITGFVGPNGAGKSTTMRVILGLDAADEGTALIGGLRYQALRNPLSHVGSLLDAGALQPSRSARGHLLWLAHSQGLPGRRVDEVIDQAGLASAARRKAGGFSLGMRQRLGIAAALLGDPPVLIMDEPFNGMDPEGIVWMRGLLRSLAAEGRAVLVSSHLMSELQDTAHHLLVVGRGKVIADTSVADLIAAASGDRVTLRTTARAQAMTVLAQAGAVVAATASDTLTVSGIASQSVAGLLGRADVPFSEIGAHRATLEEAYMELTRDAVEFPAGGTR; this is encoded by the coding sequence ATGGAAGCAACCATCGAAGTCTCCGGCCTGCGCAAGCGGTTCGGACCCACCGCGGCACTGGACGGGATGACCTTCACGGTCACGCCCGGCCGGATCACCGGGTTCGTCGGGCCCAACGGCGCCGGCAAGTCCACCACGATGCGGGTGATACTCGGCCTCGACGCGGCCGACGAGGGCACCGCCCTGATCGGCGGCCTGCGCTACCAGGCGCTGCGCAATCCGCTCAGCCACGTCGGCTCGCTGCTGGACGCCGGCGCCTTGCAGCCGAGCCGCAGCGCCCGCGGCCACCTGCTGTGGCTGGCCCATTCGCAGGGCCTGCCGGGCCGCCGGGTCGACGAGGTCATCGACCAAGCGGGCCTGGCGAGCGCGGCACGCCGCAAGGCCGGCGGCTTCTCGCTCGGCATGCGCCAGCGGCTCGGCATCGCCGCCGCCCTGCTCGGCGACCCGCCGGTGCTGATCATGGACGAGCCCTTCAACGGCATGGACCCCGAGGGCATCGTCTGGATGCGCGGCCTGCTGCGCTCGCTGGCCGCCGAGGGCCGCGCGGTGCTGGTGTCCAGCCATCTGATGAGCGAACTCCAGGACACCGCACACCACTTGCTGGTCGTCGGCCGCGGCAAGGTCATCGCCGACACCAGCGTCGCCGACCTGATCGCGGCCGCGTCCGGCGACCGGGTCACGCTGCGCACCACCGCCCGCGCCCAGGCGATGACGGTGCTCGCCCAGGCCGGGGCGGTCGTCGCCGCGACCGCCTCCGACACCCTCACCGTGTCCGGGATCGCCTCGCAGAGTGTCGCCGGCCTGCTCGGCCGGGCCGACGTGCCCTTCTCCGAGATCGGCGCGCACCGGGCGACGCTGGAGGAGGCGTACATGGAACTGACCCGCGACGCCGTCGAATTCCCCGCGGGAGGCACCCGGTGA
- a CDS encoding GPP34 family phosphoprotein — protein MTTARDLLFVAMDMPSTRSLERGDLSLALAGAELIDLLGLGAATLDGDFVLPTGRQDAGDPQLDLAVAALAPVADGETVEDWLWRRGRGLSDTYLAALEADGLLGREERRRFLVLRTSRMVLADSPGRRRAAHRWAADDPTLLALASTIGISGPPPVPEPRPGPVATVLTGVRHAVDELAAERRRRARRLDEARQTYVRRGF, from the coding sequence ATGACCACCGCACGAGACCTGCTTTTCGTGGCCATGGACATGCCGTCGACCCGGTCGCTGGAGCGCGGCGACCTGTCGCTGGCGCTGGCCGGGGCCGAGCTGATCGACCTGCTCGGCCTCGGCGCGGCCACCCTCGACGGTGACTTCGTGCTGCCCACCGGACGGCAGGACGCCGGCGACCCGCAGCTCGACCTGGCCGTGGCGGCGCTCGCCCCCGTCGCCGACGGCGAGACCGTCGAGGACTGGCTGTGGCGCAGGGGCCGGGGGCTCTCCGACACGTATCTCGCCGCCCTTGAGGCCGACGGGCTGCTCGGGCGGGAGGAGCGGCGCCGCTTCCTCGTGCTGCGCACCAGCCGGATGGTGCTCGCCGACTCCCCCGGGCGGCGGCGGGCGGCCCACCGCTGGGCCGCCGACGATCCGACGCTGCTCGCGCTGGCCTCCACGATCGGCATCTCAGGACCGCCGCCCGTGCCCGAGCCGCGACCCGGGCCGGTCGCCACGGTCCTCACCGGGGTGCGGCACGCCGTCGACGAGCTTGCCGCGGAGCGGCGGCGCCGGGCGAGGCGCCTCGACGAGGCGCGCCAGACGTACGTACGTCGCGGCTTCTGA
- a CDS encoding ABC transporter permease → MRQAVHAEWTKVRTLPGLLWLLAAVAVLTAAVSAATVAAVHCPATGCAQDPARLSLTGVQFGQAGVAVLAVLLISGEYATGMIRTTVTAMPRRTTVLGAKALVLAGLVLVAGTVAVLGSVLAGRLVLPGHGFGFSPAHGPVLRAAAGSVAYLVLVALLSLGVATAVRDSAAAIGVVLGLLYLFPILASVVSDPGWYRHLQQIGPMTAGLAVQTTIPSSSAVIGPYRGLAVLAAWSAAALLTALALFRTRDT, encoded by the coding sequence CTGCGGCAGGCGGTGCACGCCGAGTGGACCAAGGTCCGCACCCTGCCCGGCCTGCTGTGGCTCCTGGCAGCGGTCGCCGTACTCACCGCGGCGGTCAGCGCGGCCACGGTCGCGGCCGTCCACTGCCCCGCCACCGGGTGCGCCCAGGACCCGGCCAGGCTCAGCCTCACCGGCGTCCAGTTCGGCCAGGCCGGGGTGGCGGTGCTCGCGGTGCTGCTGATCAGCGGCGAGTACGCCACCGGCATGATCCGTACGACCGTCACCGCGATGCCGCGCAGGACCACGGTCCTCGGCGCGAAGGCGCTCGTGCTGGCCGGACTGGTGCTCGTCGCCGGTACGGTCGCCGTCCTCGGCTCCGTGCTGGCCGGGCGCCTCGTCCTGCCCGGCCACGGCTTCGGCTTCTCGCCCGCGCACGGGCCGGTGCTCAGGGCTGCCGCCGGCTCGGTGGCCTACCTCGTGCTGGTGGCACTGCTCAGCCTCGGTGTCGCCACCGCGGTACGCGATTCCGCTGCCGCCATCGGGGTCGTGCTCGGGCTGCTCTACCTCTTCCCGATCCTCGCGTCGGTCGTCTCCGATCCCGGGTGGTATCGCCACCTCCAGCAGATCGGGCCCATGACGGCCGGGCTCGCGGTCCAGACCACGATTCCGTCTTCTTCGGCCGTGATCGGCCCCTACCGCGGCCTGGCCGTTCTCGCGGCCTGGTCCGCCGCCGCGCTCCTCACCGCCCTCGCCCTCTTCCGCACCCGCGACACCTGA